TATGTGCAAAAAATGCACTACAAGGGTATGAACCGATGTTACTCTCAATAAACCAATCgccatgatcatcatcataataatcATCATGCGCCTACAACAGTCCAACAATGTCTTTTGATTTGCGGAACTACCAGTTAACCTTTCCGACATATACCGGTACTACATTGTAGCCCTTTTCAGTGGGTTTTCCCCTCTATTGAGGCTAACACTTCAAAAGAGCCCATTAGACGTCAAAGCCTTTTGTTCAACAAGAGCAGAGAGGCCCTCACCCCTCCCCCGACTGTATGCCCCCGACCCTGGGGAGTTCTAATTGATTAGGGTCGCTCTAATTGGAGTCTTGAAGTGGAGTCTCTAGTGAGTTGTTGCTGCCAACATGCGTCATCATAATTTTCTTAGTTTGATACGAAAAAAGAGAGAGGAATATTCCGTTTCTTAACAAACTGTTTCAAAGTAAGGCACCTCAGTAACGATTGGTTGATACAGGGGCAAGGTCCTACCggaagtatcatgttaataccGCCGATTACTGTATTTATTTTGCTTCATTGGTCAATTGCAACTTGTAACAGTATCTTATTTGAGTCCTTGTTCCAATCAGTTGGTAACTGGCAGACcccggttcaaatcctgggaagggcatctcgggTGAGACTGcgcccgtctttcggaagggacgtcgACGTATTTGGGTCCAGTGTTCGAAGAAGTGCCTCGATCACGTTAAAAGGCGAAGGGCTAGGAACCGCTTCTTGCTAAAGAAAGGAAACTTGCTGTGCTGACCTGTGTGCCACTACACAATCATTAAGGTGAACCAAGGGCGTTATATAAgacatataacgtccttggatgAAAGACAAATATGCCAAAATATTTCTATTCATCTCATGAAATTTAAATCATAACTTCACAGGGAAAACTACGATACAGATTTTGAAGTGTGCTTCGTATCAAAATTCTTGAGCAAAATACAGGTCTAAAATTTGCTGTATCATATCGAAGagcatgtacttttttttagctATTTTGTCTGGTAATCGTTGTATTTTCACCTCTCCAGACGAGATTGGGTGTAATACCTTGCCTCGGGACCTGAAATGGAGCGCTAATATGATGTCTCAACTCGCCGCCAGATCAGGCCCCCTACACTGCTGCCAATCAATGTATGACCCTGtcttaatataataatataaaaatCTTCCAGATGACTAGACACTGTAGACCTTAGATCACACACGTGCCACAGAAACTTGCGCCAGCCTCATTTAAAGCTAATCTTGCGTTGTGGGATGGAGACAAAATGAGTCTAGCGCGTTGGAGGGGCAGACTTTGATGTTTGGATTCGATCTGTCTAGGGTCTGGAAAGAAATCAGGAACTCATGCGTGCGCCGCATTCTCCTAGGAGACTAATCATTGGGCTGGCGTTATTATTTGTCGTACCAGTGTCTACTTAATGTCGTACGGACGCACTATGTCGTACCGGTGTCTACCCAATGTCGTATGGACGCTTGTCGTACCTGTGTCTACCTAATGTCGTACGGGCGCACTATATCGTACCAGTGTCTACATAATGTCGTACGGACGCTTGTCGTAcctgtgtctgtgtctttttTGTTGTATAGGTTCACTATGTCGTAGCAGTGTCTGCCTGATGTCTTACGGACGAAATACACCGTACCAGTGTCTACCTAATGTCGTGCGGACGCATTTTGTCGTACCAGTGTCTACCTAATGTTGCAccattgtctttttttgtcGTTTAGGCTCACTATGTCGAACCAATGTCTTACGAACGAACTTTATCGTACCAGTGTCAACGTAATGTCGTGCGGACGCATTATACCGTACACGTGTCTATCTAATGTCATGTGGGTGTACTGTGTCGTACCAGTGTCTACCTAATGTCGTACGGACGCACTATGTCGTACCAGTGTCTACATGATGTCGTACGACGACTTGTGTCGCAACCGTGTCTACCCAGTGCCGCATGGGCGTACTGTGTTACCAAAAATTGACATTGTCCAATTCCATATCCTCTTTATGTTTTTTATTCACAATCTAGTTCCCAGATAGCTTCTTTTCGTAATGACCATGAAAAGGTAAATCAGATGAAGTAATAGATTTCAAAATGGCTACAGCACATTGATATCATTTATaccttttgaaaataaatcattaAACATCATCATGTAGATCGCTTACGTTTTGTTTAACGGACTTTGGAAGGTATTGCTTTCCTCCAATGATGTACTTTAATGCGTTTGAGTTGTTTTATCACACATTTACATCAAAGTATACAAGCTTTCATTGTGTAGAAACACTGGTCTAATACTTTACATCGCTAATGCTGCCactaaaatatacaaaactttTCTTTCGTGGTTACAAACAGTGTGCTGAACGTAAAtgttaggcctacgtcatatttccaaacggggtcccggtcgggcagctttggGAACGAAAAGGTTGACATAAAAGATAACAGAATAGTATTGGACATTATGTGTGTATATTTTACGTATACGTTTCTATTCTTCGTTACACCCAAAGAGCCCGTCCGGGTCCCTGTTTGGAAATACGACCACAGCCTTACTTATcatagtacaagtacatgtaacacatattcacctttatccgctgggtaacctatatccgttttagggatttagggatatcaagtcggcggaagtttcaaactacaatgttttgaaaatattgaaatttgaaattaccgtacgtcaacttgatatccctacatgTAAGACACCCGTTTTGAAAAACACCGGATATAGGTTAtaccccggataaaggtgaactagcgtacaCGTTATATGAGTTGGTCGCAATCATGGATCTCATCCGTTTTGAGTCGTGAACCGAGTGCAGTTCGTGTCGTTCTAAGCTCTAGATCTACGTACTCTtgttagggaccgtacgatatttatcggggggggggagggctggtgcattggaagtctgatcaaaaaaatttttgatggccctcccccccatctcaaaaaaatctaacgtgaccctccccctccacctcaaaaaaatcaacatggccctccccccgacaggcataatcaaacgggtagaaaaacaaccgataaaataatcttaatatagatgtcagggcacaagggcgccagtgttctcgccaggattttttcacagcgtcggggcaggggtccgggggcatgctccccgggaaaatttggattttcaaaccctctaaaacagaatttcctgcaatttgagaggaaaattatgttcttgagattggatgccggttgccttttttactcccgtttttcagtaatcgacgtccgccctcccccaaaaatatgttataactataagctcggggaatcagcagtccgtgatctggcccgggtattatttgtccagtcatgtctatatgaaaattttgggtttttgatgcttccaaacagggctctagccagtgagttcgtcagcccatggaaaaatcctgccaatttttttccgacattgaataaagaatgcctacctgagtactacctcgtgcgatcgatgttgcgccctcctgcatcaaatgctagtagtttttccagaggataagataacggcgccatcacaccttgtgttttttttctattttgcccgatgattttactaaaatttatcatttatcgaatcggtcgggttttacaaggccgcgccgtcattttccacgagcgtgcgtttgtttcgtgcgacctcaggtaaccccgttttcggcgtgaaatctttggctcaccgctgaatttctttttacatagagaccaagaacgttatacattatacgaaggacggtgatctaatgcgtctttggcagtgatcagtgccggtgtagccttgaaggagtagccagaaaagacgtcccaacgtgctgggcgcttcgatcgacggtccgtctggggaggggggcgtgccgcgccatgtgccacagacgacaatgcgagtgcacagccgactcgatcgacgcttgacaacaatattgcggccccttttctgccgcaaattttgtccttttgaaacaaaagaaatgttgtgaataaaaaataaagtgtatacttttggattcttcacatatttaccgcgcaccgcttttgtaacttaaatatttggggaaactcagccgagccgagccgagtgcgtctttccagaaaaaaataagtccggagacggaatgacgtatgcctggcgggaacgctggtccagggcagcgccactttNNNNNNNNNNNNNNNNNNNNNNNNNNNNNNNNNNNNNNNNNNNNNNNNNNNNNNNNNNNNNNNNNNNNNNNNNNNNNNNNNNNNNNNNNNNNNNNNNNNNNNNNNNNNNNNNNNNNNNNNNNNNNNNNNNNNNNNNNNNNNNNNNNNNNNNNNNNNNNNNNNNNNNNNNNNNNNNNNNNNNNNNNNNNNNNNNNNNNNNNNNNNNNNNNNNNNNNNNNNNNNNNNNNNNNNNNNNNNNNNNNNNNNNNNNNNNNNNNNNNNNNNNNNNNNNNNNNNNNNNNNNNNNNNNNNNNNNNNNNNNNNNNNNNNNNNNNNNNNNNNNNNNNNNNNNNNNNNNNNNNNNNNNNNNNNNNNNNNNNNNNNNNNNNNNNNNNNNNNNNNNNNNNNNNNNNNNNNNNNNNNNNNNNNNNNNNNNcgtattcagagttaacttaaaaatacatcttttgatttatttaattggaagtaggtcagtattttatactgaaaacaaaaaataagtaactggtttatcgattaacctacggatgtagagataaaggttatcgtacaacgttcaaaaagaaattatttatgttggatgataacgagtttgcgtttgcgttataacgttacaagctaatcattgctggtagcctgccaccgataaaataaaaaattgcagtcattcagacccatgggccatatttttctcactttttacaaatatgatagacttagacatcaataggctggcaagccatccgccgacaatgcaaatactcagcgtcatacaaaaaaagtatgaaatatcaaacattttcattttacaaatttgcaaaattggtgaataaacatataaacatacataattacacataacgttacatggtgcaaaacgtacacatcgagtgaaatctggtatatagttcgtgtccgttcatttgggtcatttcctttactgtaaaagtctttcaaggttatttatagcatatgtaccatataattcattatcataagggaaatcttttcattataaatctcatttttggggcattctcatcatgttacggtgatttttcataaattgacaacgctgcaattgtcaataacatgttcatttaggctagaaacgcaacagtgccgcacgtcagtgtgagtgcaagacaaaatcggtgaaattaacacaacagtgccgcagtgaacgaacgcagcaatgccgcaagcgtgccgcacgtcaagtgagagggggccttacgacctaaatatgatatgtgtaaccttcgctttcacactggatatatcatacaaaagtgtgactttgaagacaacaaaacacagaaagtgtgaAAAGATTAGATTCTTTTCTATTATGATTCGTTGAGGGATAAGTCACATTTTAGTTCGCAGAGAGAGCACGGCGAGAGCGCCGTACTAGTGGAAAGGGCGTATAAGTGATCGGCACACGTCTCTATCTGTCCCGGCCTGTGATGGCTTGGTATGGGGCGGATGGCGCTGGTGACTCCGGGCCGGAGTCGGACTCTGAGCCGCTGGTGTGTGCGGAGGAGAGCTGTGCCAGTCGGGCCTGCTGCTGTTCGTAGTTCTGTCTCCGCCATTTGATCCTCCTGTTCTGAAACCACACCTTCACCTGTAGGGTGGAGTTCAATTCATCGGTCAATGATCTTTGCtggaaaaattgatttttgtttgtttaaaacgtttttatgaatgaagacctttattgcacatttttgccacaccgggctaagtacaggtcacaacaagacgtgttgaagaaatacatttaacaaatacaagataaaactatcgttagataaattcaacttctcctcgctttttaGTTGTGGTGGAGATAAAaaaacagatatgctttatgatcgatggtttgtctagtttcaTTGCAAATTAAGCAAGCGTCAACGACCGAAGTTACTGATCGCCAGACGCTCACAGAATGTAAACATCAACATATTTTTCCGTCTGAAAATTTACCCTATGACATTTGGTGAACTGAGAACATGCGTATTGTCCTTTTATAGAGCTTGTTGGGCGATCTGTTTTTCGTTGCGAGTTAGCTCAGTGTATAGCACACcatacacatatatatgatatatatgtcacagtggagatcacgatccaggagaatcgccgatcctcctaggagagatcgcgatcggagtttctcctaggagaaactacgatagatataggaaacagatcccgatcgcaatctgtactagtagaatcggcgattctcctggtacagattgcaatcgggatctctcctaggagaaactccgatccaaactcaaacgatgctaagatgtatgaaacagcaataatttttttgataaacaatgattttattcagtttcaaatgcaaacctactaactcattaccaactacactcaagcctacttctgtacttctacaatgttaacttcaccaaAGGCTACTacacttgagtcacttctgcaGCCTTGTCATATGTATCTTGTGTGATACAGAAGTTGTTCTTCTGGCCTTGCTAAGACGTTGATATGCTCTCCANNNNNNNNNNNNNNNNNNNNNNNNNNNNNNNNNNNNNNNNNNNNNNNNNNNNNNNNNNNNNNNNNNNNNNNNNNNNNNNNNNNNNNNNNNNNNNNNNNNNCAATGGGGACGTCAATAAGGTAATACTTATCTGGGGATTTAAGTTAACTTTGACCGAGATATAGGCAATGTTACATCCATAGTGAAGCTCGACGTCGGCAGATGGCATGCGATAGTGATTTGCACTGAAAACTTTACAAAAATTCCGAGAATATAGCCTGAAAACTACCGTACCTGCGCTTCCGTGAGGTTGAGCGAGGCTGCCAGGTGGTACCTCTCGGACCCCACCATGTACTGTTGGCGGGAAAACTCCCGCTCCAGCCGCTCCAGCTGCTCGGGGGTGAAGATCGTCCGTATCCGCTTCCCTTTCCGAGACTTCCCGTCCTTTTCAACGGAGCTCTCTCTCGCCAGCGGGCAACCTAGTAcgacaggattttttttcagatttaaaaatttgaaaagtGTAAATGTGGTCCCAAACAGTACTACGGCCAATAGCCTTTTTGTGGTCGAAGGGACagtgtgttgttatccactgtgtctagggtatggtATTGGAAGGGGGAGTCCATCCCTCTTCTTTCTctgccttttacctctccaaccgAAATTATTAGGTACCcgttttacacctgggtgaagtgaagtgaggtgaggaaattcgtgtacagtgcctttcccaattaGGATACAAcatcggtggcatgtcagggaTTTTACCAGAGGACTTACATGTATTAGCCGTTGCACCCACACGTGTACGGCGCATGTGGATTTTTTGCGCGGTACTTACGCTTAACGGACCTGACATGACataaagaaatagaaataaatgtaTGACAATGAACACAAAATGTAACTTTATAAACTAACGGTTTTGGCTTTCTCTCAAAATTGGTGTAGAAAGATTCTTTGTAAAGATACTTCTCGCGCTACAACTGACtgtgacatgtaacgttacagtccTTCAAATGTATGTGCATGtctgttttgtattttctaACATTTCAGCACTCCAGACGGGCAAGCACAAATTGTTCGcttcattttcaatttcaatattCATACATTGCATTGCtgcagaaagagaaagaaacggTAAGATACTAGATAAAAAGAAACCTTCATCTTTTCATAAATACTAAAGACTAGTGtgtataatcaaggaggttatcaAGGTGCAAACCAAGGCGTACTTTGTCTTTTTCATACAGACCGTACCCATACAGCCAAGTCCCAATTTTCAGTGCAACTAGAATTATTTTGAGAAAAATTTACCATAATCTAGTTCTCACATTTGCATCTTGTTTGCATTGCAGCTCGGTTTGAATTGATTATCAGCAGCAGTAATGGTAGACAACAATAAAGATCTTCATCTTGTCACTCAAGCGATCGGTCGATTCCCCGACCAAAAAAGTCTAGTGATCCCCGAAATACGGATAGCTGTAAAAGTGATGAAATCGAGTTTTATCGATACTAACGTTTACCAGTATTAAAATGTGGCGATGAAATATTCAGAAGCAACCCATTGGATTTTCAAGTCCACTGTTGAACGGAATGTCTGGAGAATGCTAACAAATGCGAAACCGGGTTTAGACAACATGTGTACAACTTGTAGTGTAGCACACAGAGTAGACATGCAGTAGCAAAAAAAGGACTTTATATAAGATATATATAAGAtacatataacgtccttggtagtAGCATGGAGCTCGAGGTTATACTTATACATTGTAGTAGCGACCGTTCCACTAGGCGGCAATCGTTCTGTGATCTCGCTGCGATCTAGAAAGGATTTGTGAAATCCTTGACttcataattggtatcttatgCTGAATGTGAAAGTAtcactgaaaagacaacaaaacacacatagcATGAAAAGAGTTATTTTTCCCGTTGTGCGTTCTGACAAATTTTAGATCGCCACGTGGTCGCCACCCCAGGCAGGcttcttttttatttgttccCGTACAAATTTCAACGTTATTAATTAACGAAAACTCAATCTTTCGGATTACAGAGGTTCTTAGTCATTCATTTATGACCATTCTGAAATGATTCCATGGAAAGTAAACCTAAACAATACGAAATTCACTGATTTGGAGACCTGGTTGTCTGTCATGGCAATAGTACTGTGTTATAACACTGGTTTAACATGTTTTGTGAATCCATATGTACATCACTCAGACACATAATTATCATTCATAAATCGCAAGCCAAACTGGCAGCAAGCAACAGCTCTGTAAAAACGCCAGAGAACGGTCAAAAGAAGTCTCTGTTTGAACGATGAATTCTATCTCTTCTCGAATTCGTCTTAGAAGACTATTGTTTGGTTTCGTTTCGTTGAACACGACTAGAATGTGTATCTTTTATTTGAAACAATACTGGAGATCACAGTGCCATGTTTTCACGCCGGCGGCTTTTTGACGGACTATGGTCCACAGTGGTTGGAGTGTGTATTCTAAATGGATAATCCACGCGCTGATTTTGTTattatctactatgtttataccatgtacttgtaattagccctcgggcacgaacttgcaaataaacttctccaTTAACGCCAGCCTCCTTAGCATTACTACCTGAGCAACTTCTCTGGGTCGTTTCTTTCGcctgtaaaatgtattttttccttGTTGCATACTTGTTTTGCTTATACCCGGATTATACGAAGTTGGCTTACAAGAAACCAAGTATTAAAACAGATCTACATAAATAAGCAGAAAATTTATAGGCCCCAAAGCTTGACCTGCATGCAAAGCCTGCTAAAAAGGGTAATTAACGCCTCAACTTGATATGATAAGTTTATTTCCAACCTCATGCTCGCAAGAAGGTAACCATGTTGAGAACCATGCACGTGGTAGAGACGTAGGAAATTTGCATTTTGCAAGGTCAGTGATTGACAGGAGCCCGATTTACAAAGCTGGTGTTGGCTATGGTGTCTAGACGAGTTTGGCTTCTTTTTATGGGGAAGCAGAGTAAGTCGAATGGTCCCATTTTGTTGGAAATAAAAGTCGTGTGTGTAAACTACATACAACAACTACTGTCTACTTGCATGTATGCTTTGTTGTAAGCTCatgatgaaagtacatgtacaatttttgaCCTGATCATCCTACTCatataaaacctccttgttatAAACAACTAAAAGTACGATAATACGTTGAATGTTCTAGGAGTATTTCCCGTACGCGTTTGCAAATTAATGATAAATGCGCACGAAAAATTATATCCTTTCGTTTTCTACATTGCTATAGCCTTAATCTAAATTgctgaaaatggaaaatatgaagaaaaaccCTCTACATTTTGAATTAACCGAAACTCTCCGTATAAAAACTTGTGAACACTATATCACTTCATTTTGGATCTTCCGACCACAAGGAAAGAGGTACAAATATCAGTAATGAAGCTAGAGAATAAATCACGTATTTAAAGACCGGGCATGGTAAAGACTTGCTAACTGCCATCTCAGCCAAAAACCGCGCTTTGAACGGACGGAACCGCAAGAATCAAACGGACCCAATTATCATTGTATTTCAAATTTCCCTATCGCACCACTTGTTATGTAAAACCCGTGGTCTCTACAGCCACAATGGCGATGTAAAGTTGTGTTGTTTCGACAAGCTAACACAAAGAGCTCAATTAGCCGTATAGCTCACTATCACCTACTCCCCTCGGTATTTTACACCTAGGTTATAAGTACAAGTGCTTAGTACGATAACAATACCCGCATGTAGACATGCAGTACACATCTTTGAAATGGGGAAAAACGCGGTAAGATAAAAAAAAGGCCGCAAATGGTGGTGCGCTTGTGAGGTGCCTTTCTGAATTTTCTCATTCACATTTTCACATATATGCATCTTTGTACACACACAACGCATGTATTACTGATAAACACGTGCGTTTTTTTCAGTATCGTTAGTGAGTTGAAACAAGGAATTTTATCTTCATAAATCACCTAGTACCTTTTTATCTTGATAAAATCTCCTTGTTGGAAAGTAAGACATTTCTATAGCTAAGAAAACATGAACTGGTCGCATGTTTTCGTGAAAACACGGCGTCATTGGACAACAGAAGCCAAAGCACGTTTGACACGAAGTGGCTTTTTATCTTTCTCTACCtgttatgtataacgttatgttttgcTTCAAACTGGATAAAGGTATATCGTTCCCATACAGAAAAGGAAATTCTAGTACACTGaaattgttcttttcttttgcttcatacatgcatatataataTGCTAAATAAAGTATGGTACCAAGTTGTCCTTATACCATTTTGTTGCTATAAAATGGAAATTCAAGACGTTTGCACATCATGTCGTACCCAAGCTGCAGAATGCGTTTGCACCACTACTTACAAAACTAAAAGAAAGCGACATGCGGGCAATTATCGAGTTTGCATCCGCAAAGCGCCGACATGTACTATTGTAAAGAAACCATTGTGAGTCATAACACGGCAATTCAGCGAACATAGCGAAATGGTCATAAACAGGGCATTAGGTATTACAAGGAGGGTTTTTTTTTGGATATTAGGTGGCGCATTTATCTAACTTTTCCCGTCAAATTAtattaactgttacagtacccAATTGTGTAACTCAATTCGTTACTTGTTGCTAAAACTCATCTACTGACATATACAACTTTAACTTGTAAAATAGAGCGCGTTTCTCTACATTTTGATCAAATAGGTGGCTCATTCGCTGTTTTTTTCGCGTagttttgttgcatttttttcatccaCAGCTGCCGTGTTATTTCTTTCGGATGATCAGAGTTTCCCCGACAGACTGCTCGGCACGCGTACGGTTTGTACGGGCTTGACAACAGGCGCCACCAACGAAACAACAAGACGGTACAGAACTATCCAAAATGTGTATCAACTCACCTTTCGTCTTGTACCCCAATGGTTTCACTTTCGGAGCCGTCTGTAAGAAGCTGTAAGGTTGAGGAGACTGGAGAGTTGGAGATGCCATGGTTCCCGGATGGTCAGCGACTAGACGTTCTAGGAGAGTGGCGGTCTGTGCCTGTGTCTCAGCGGCGGGGATGTGGTGTTCCTTACCGGCGACGACTCGAGACTTGCCGTCGGTCCCTGCCTGATCGAACTGGTGGCCGAGGATGGAGCGGATGCTGAAGGACATGCTGCCGCACGGGGCCGGGGAGGGACGGAGGGTTGGCGTCGGTCTGAATAGCCCCGTTGCGGCACCGGCTGCTGTGGTGGCACGGAACGCTTCCAGCGCGCCCAGGTCCATGATGCGGGCGGGGACGGTGAAGTAGGCGGCGGCGGCCAGGGGACGACAGACCGGGAACACGCCCGACACGGTCCCGGTGGTGGTCGTACAGAGTCCAGTGGTCATGATCGCACTCTCCATCtccgtttctttctttcttttacttctcaaactttttttatagaaagTGTTTGGACAGATATCTGAGAGTTTCAGCAATATCGCACACTGAGACGTCCGTTTTACCTGTATGTGTATCAGACGAAGAAGGATGAACGCTAACACCGTCAGCAGGTCGAGCCTCCGTCGCGTCGGAAACACGCCCTCAGCCTTTGAAGTGGAAATCCACGCCGCTAATTGGACAGCTCGTAATCGAATCAATTCAGACCGACGAATCAAAAGGTTTTCTTCAGAGGTTCCCCACTTTCGTTTAGTAGACAATGCCAAGtaggttataacctccttgacaatACACAAGTGTGTggtaaaccaaggaggttgaatctttcaacctccttgggtaaaCTGAAGAAATGAAGTTCGCTTCTTTGCTGTCGTTCCCGTCCTGCAGCAGATTCCGCGGTGGCAAATTtgacccctctgccggctgaagtccttccccagcttatgttactgttttatgccaccggaggaatctgcttggagattaaagaaagCCCTCTAACAAAGTCTCCCAGGTCTTAAGTTCCTGTCTTCCAAACAAGAATCGTTACGGAAACAGTAATGTAAATTTTAGGCAGAAGTTGGGAAGGGTTGGACTgcattctattttgttttgaatatcagGTTTGACAATGTATGACTTCAA
The sequence above is drawn from the Branchiostoma floridae strain S238N-H82 chromosome 4, Bfl_VNyyK, whole genome shotgun sequence genome and encodes:
- the LOC118412840 gene encoding brain-specific homeobox protein homolog, which translates into the protein MESAIMTTGLCTTTTGTVSGVFPVCRPLAAAAYFTVPARIMDLGALEAFRATTAAGAATGLFRPTPTLRPSPAPCGSMSFSIRSILGHQFDQAGTDGKSRVVAGKEHHIPAAETQAQTATLLERLVADHPGTMASPTLQSPQPYSFLQTAPKVKPLGYKTKGCPLARESSVEKDGKSRKGKRIRTIFTPEQLERLEREFSRQQYMVGSERYHLAASLNLTEAQVKVWFQNRRIKWRRQNYEQQQARLAQLSSAHTSGSESDSGPESPAPSAPYQAITGRDR